Below is a window of Tolypothrix bouteillei VB521301 DNA.
TGTAGACATTGGTTCTACCATTCACATTGGTTACTTCGATCAACACTCTGAAGAATTGCTATCAGCATTGAACGAAAATCAGCGAGTGATTGACTACATTAAAGAAGAGGGAGAATTTATCAGTATTGCGGATGGTACGAGAATTACTGCTTCCCAAATGCTAGAGCGATTTTTGTTTCCAGGGAACCAACAGTACGCCCCCATTCACAAACTTTCTGGGGGAGAAAAACGACGGCTGTTTCTGCTACGTATTTTGATGAGTGCGCCCAATGTCTTAATATTAGACGAACCAACTAACGATTTAGACGTTCAGACTTTGGCAGTGCTAGAGGATTATTTAGAGGATTTTTCCGGTTGTGCGATCGCCGTTTCTCACGATCGCTTCTTTCTAGATAGGACAGTAGACACCATATTTGCTTTTGAAGAAGGTGGACACATTCGACAATATCCGGGTAATTACTCTGTTTATTTAGATTATAAGAAAGCAGAGGAAGAAAAGCTGCAACAAAGCACTCCTACCAAAGAAAAACAAAAAAATAATGTAGAGACCATTAATAAAACATCTCAATCTCAAGACAATGGAACCAAGAAAAAGCGAGGGCTCTCCAATTGGGAGAAGCGCGAATTTGAACAATTGGAAGGAAAAATTGCTCAGCTAGAAACTGAAAAAACAGAAGCAGAAAAAGCGCTGACAAAAGTTCCTCCAGGTAACTACAGCCAGGTGCAGAAACTCTACGAACAGGTAGAAACTTTAAAGCAAGCAATTGATACAGCAACTGAGCGGTGGTTAGAATTGGCAGAAAGGGAGTCTTAATGGTTAATGGCTAATGGTGAGACCAGAGAAAGCAGGAGGGTTTTCCTCCCCTCTCTCCTACTCCCCCCTTCTCCCCCTCAGCAAACCGCAATAACTTTTACTTACGAACAGTTAAGGCATGAAAATCACTAATATTAACTCCATTTACAATGTTATCGAATTTATATAGATAGATAGGTTTAGCGTTCTTGCCATCGTTTTCAATTTGCACGACGCCTACTCCGGGAGTAGCACCTACACTGTTAAAAAATGCTGGATCGTTTCCTGAGATGGGATTTGGTCCACGCTGTGAAATAAAAGCAACTTCTTGGGATGGTGACGTTTCTATTAAGTCTGGTGCGGGATCTGAACCTAAAGCTGTGTCTGTCAGATTTACAAGATTTATTGCCCGAACTTTGTTTGAACTGTCAATATTTTGGTCGAAAAGGTCAGGTTGGATCTCATGTATTGTAATGGTGTTTGATGCACGATTAAGCTGCCATAAATAGCGATCGCCAACAACTACTACACCATGAACATCATTACCGGATTGAGGAACTTTAATGAAATCTGGACGCTTTGAGGGATTTTCTAGTAGAGATTTGTTGTTATAAACATAGACAAAGTCAGCTATTTGGGGATCGGCATTGCCTGCATTAGTAATAAAGAGATCGTTAACCTGAGAGGCTACCAATCCATTGAAAGTGACTTCTTCTTTACTATATATGTGTGCTATTGTTAGCGTGTCTGCATTAACGATCGCCACGCCCCCATCAGCAAATGTGACATAAACGAATTGACCTGTATCATCGACTACAGCTACCACTGGTCGAGCAGTTGCAGTTCCTAAGGCTGTCTTGGTATCTGGAATGTTAAAGTCTAAGGTTTTTACTTCACCAAAAATTTTGCTTCTTGTCTCATAATTTGTGGAAATCTTATGAATTCGTTGACCGGGAGTATCTGCAACAAATACATAGTTGTTATCTTTTGAGACGTAAACAGCGTGGGAGTTCGAGTTCGGTAATCCTGGCGGAAGAATCGAATCGACAACTTCACGTTTATCGGCGTCAATTGCGTAAATCTGAGCCGTGGTAGCGTGTCCTACAATTGCGTGTGTAGCTCCTTTGTTAAAAGCAATCCAGTGAGGTTTTTGACCTGCTGCAAGTCCGTTTCTCTTAGCGCTAGCAGCTAAGTTCACTTGCTCAACTTTTGCATGACCTCTTAAAAAGTCTTGGTCGTTACCTGAAAGAACATAGAGATTCCCTCCCAAAGAAGTACCATCAAAGGAATCAGCTTGGTCAATAGCCCATACTTCATAGATTGATGGATTCTTTGGTTGTTTAGCTGAGGCTGATAGAGAAAAATTGCTACCAAGTGGTAGAGGGACTTGGGTAAATATAACCCAGACAATCCCAACGAAAAATAGGAACGGAAGGAAGAATTTCTTCATCTTTATTTTTCCTCATTCAAATACATGGCTTTAGCTGTACAAAGCCTCATAACCCATTAGACTGTATTGGAAAAAGTTTTTTCCACAACGAAGACATCACCTAGATATTTTTCATCTAGGCTTCGATCTATTTGAAAAGGTTCTAATTACGACATACTGTAAAACATTACTATGAATACGGTTATTCAATCAAGATTTAGATGTATAAAGTTTTTATGAATTTTACAGATGGCTTGTCAAGTCACTTTAGATGTCTACATGACCGATTTGTAGGGAGCATCCCAATTTGGAAAAAATACATTTGTGATTGAAATCGCGACTATACAAGCTATGTCCACCTAGGTGGACAAGCGTTTGTGTAGCCAGAAAATTCTATTCTTGCAGGCTTTTGGCACTCTTTGGGATGCTCCCGATTTGTATTATCCTTTTTGTCACCTGATATTAACCATCGTTACTAGCATTTTTGATTGACCATCAAAACTTTTTCAAGTAACGTTTTCTTCAATAAAGAACGGAAAGAGCTAAATAATTGTAGTATAAGGCTTATAAAGCACAATAGAATGATGCGATCGTATCAGCATTTCATACCTAGTAACAGTTGTTTTTGAAAATTTATAATGACAATAATTGATGGGTATTTTGATGAATTGGAATTTTGGAATTCTGCCTATTTTGGTTCTCCCAAGATTGAGGATAGTACATTAATAATTCCTACTCGGGAAATCAACATCTATGCAAGAATCGGCGATTGCGGCTTTTAACTTCAAATGCTTACCATGTCCAATTGCCAAAACCATTGCTCTTCGATACCAAAACACGGGCGCTGCTGCTATAGCATAGCCTAAACCGAAATTAGTATGGTGCGAGCGCAGATCTCGTTATGTTAGCGAAGTTCGGATCTCTCTTCTACTATTTCAAACAAATCTTCAAGCAAGACATCAAACGTCCGAGCTAACTTTTTTAGGGCTACTAAATCAACCGTTGCTCTTTGTGGAAGGCGCACGTAAGTTTTAATTGTGCTGTATGGTACTCCCGATCGCTCGGACACTTCTTTAATCGTCCAGCCCTCGTTGTCCGCAAACTCTTTAATTCTTAACCTTACCATTCCCATACTTGACACAAGACGAAATTTAGTCTTTAATAGCTAAAATAATATTATAAAGCGACCGCCTAAGTTTGCAAGACAAGAGCGATCGCACATCCAATAACAATCCCATAAAGAGATACCAACTTATCGGAATCACCTCAAAGGAATCACCTTGAAAGAATCGCTTTAAAGGAATCACTTGAAGGGAAATCACTTGAAGGGGATCGCCTTACAGGAATCTATATAATATGATAACACCACAATCTGAATCCAAATCTGTTCATCCACTAGCGAGATTTGTCACTCCAGAAGCAATATCGCTCCTTTTAAAGATAAAAATTGAGCACATTAAAGAGATTCGTTTGTGGCCTAAGGTCATTCTTGTTGTTGCACAAGGATTAACAAGGTTTGTAAGCTACGCCGATTTGCCACCGATAGTAGAAGCCGAACCACCCAAAAAACAAGATTTTATTCTGTGGCGCAAGCGCTGGCGAAAACATGAAACAAAGCAAGCTCCTGATTTTTGGCAAGAATTTTACAGACGGAAGTTTCAGAACGCGAATTCTGTTGTTGAACTCCATAAATGGGGAGTTTTGGTGAGAGCTATGAAAAATGCCTTTTGTCAAACAACTCTCTCGTTCTTACGGAACCAGTATCTACAAGCAAGACGCTTTATTCAGTCTTTGATAACAGACGGTTATCCGACAGCTACAGAAACTACAGCCGCTTGCAGAAACTCTTAAAGTATAGATATAAGTCAAGCGATCGTGTTTCGGCTCTCTTGTCCTTAAAGCCTGAAATCCTTGAGTGTAAACGATTTTAACTGGGCGCAGAGTTTTCCAGAAATTTTCTGGTTGTTATCGAAAAACAAACGAAGTATAACAGTTAAGATAGAATTATTAAGGCTTGTTTACAGAATTTCTATATTTACCCAAATTCTGTTACACAGACAGACCACCTAGATATGAATTCTAAAATCCTCTTCTTAGTTGATTAAACACTTATGACGCTCCCAATCCGTAACGTCGCAATTATTGCCCACGTAGACCACGGCAAAACAACCCTTGTTGATGCTCTCCTCAAACAATCCGGTATCTTTCGAGAAGGAGAAGACGTTCCGGATTGCGTCATGGACTCTAACGATCTAGAACGAGAGAGAGGAATCACAATTCTTGCCAAAAATACGGCGGTTAAATACAAAGAAACTCTCATTAATATTGTTGATACCCCCGGACACGCTGACTTTGGCGGTGAAGTAGAACGCGTTCTGGGTATGGTAGACGGTTGTATCCTGATTGTGGATGCTAATGAAGGTCCAATGCCTCAAACTCGCTTTGTACTGAAAAAAGCATTGGAAAAAGGGCTGCGCCCCATTGTCGTAGTCAATAAAATTGACCGTCCTCAAGCAGATCCTCACGGTGCGATCGATAAAGTTTTAGATCTGTTCTTGGAATTAGGAGCAGATGACGACCAGTGCGATTTCCCCTACCTGTTCGCCTCAGGTTTGAGTGGCTACGCTAAAGACGAACTCGAAGACGAATCTAAGGATATGCAACCCCTGTTTGAAGCTATCCTGCGCCACGTACCACCACCAGTTGGGGATGTGAACAAACCCATACAACTGCAAGTTACAACTCTAGATTACTCTGAATATCTGGGGCGGATTGTCATTGGTAGAATTCACAATGGTACCATCCGCATGGGACAGCAAGCTGCATTAGTTAAAGAAAACGGTGAAGTTGTCAAAGCAAAAATCAGCAAATTGCTGGGCTTTGAAGGGCTGAAACGGATTGAAATTCCAGAAGCATCTGCAGGTCACATCGTCGCAGTCGCGGGTTTTGCTGATGCCAATATTGGAGAAACAATTACCGATCCCAACGAACCTCAAGCACTACCACTGATTAAAGTCGATGAACCGACTTTACAGATGACCTTCTGGGTAAACGATTCTCCCTTTGCAGGTCAGGAAGGCAAATTAGTAACATCACGACAAGTCCGCGATCGCTTGATCCGCGAACTCGAAACTAACGTTGCTTTGCGCGTAGAAGAAACCGATTCTCCCGATAAATTCCTCGTTTCCGGTCGGGGAGAACTGCACTTGGGTATCTTAATCGAAACCATGCGTCGGGAAGGTTACGAGTTTCAGGTTTCCCAGCCACAGGTTATTTACCGTGAAGTCAACGGACAACCTTGCGAACCATTTGAACTTTTAGTGTTAGACATTCCTGAAGATGCAGTTGGTAGCTGTATCGAACGTTTGGGACAACGCAAAGGCGAAATGCAAGATATGCAAGTTGGTGGTAACGGACGTACCCAGCTAGAGTTTGTCATTCCCGCTCGTGGATTAATTGGTTTCCGTGGTGAATTCATGAGGATGACTCGTGGTGAGGGGATCATGAACCACAGTTTCTTAGACTACCGTCCCATCAGTGGAGATATTGAAGCTCGTAACAAAGGCGTATTGATCTCCTTTGAAGAAGGCGTTGCTACCTTCTACGCGATGAAGAACGCTGAAGATAGAGGTTCATTCTTTATCACCCCAGGTACTAAAGTCTACAAAGGTATGATTGTCGGAGAACACAATCGTCCACAAGACTTAGAACTAAATGTTTGTAAGACCAAACAGCTCACCAACCACCGCGCAGCGGGTGGTGATGAATTGGTTCAGTTACAAGCACCTGTAGACATGAGCCTAGAGCGTGCGTTGGAATACATTGGACCAGATGAATTGGTGGAAGTCACACCCCAATCCATCCGCCTGAGAAAGATGGCTAAGAAGTTGGCAAAACGCTAATGGTTTAGTGGTTAGTAGAACAACTAACCACTAACTAACCCTTCTCATCTCGGTTTATAACTGTAACTCAACTCAAAATTACGATTTGTAGATTGCGCTGGGTCTAAACCGCCATTGCGGGCGCGACGGCGCAAGTCACCAAAATCGGGAGAAGCACCGATCGCATCCTCAATACTTATTTGACCGGTCAGCATTAAGTCGCACAAAGCGTGATTCATCACTTGCATTCCTTCGCTAGTACTGCTTTCCATAAGTTGGAACGCCTCTATCTCTTCACCCTTGAGCAAGTAATCTTGCATAGTTGGTGTATTCATCAAAATTTCTAGTGCTGCTACGCGACGACCATCAGTTGTAGGAAGTAACTGTTGGGATACGATCGCAACCAATGAGTCAACAATTTGCACGCGCATAGCTGCTTGCTCTTCTGGGTTATAAATATTTAGCAAGCGATTGATTGACCCAATAGCGTTTTTGGTATGAAGAGTTCCTAAAACCAAGTGACCTGTTTGTGCGGCTTTTAATGCGGTGTCAACAGTCATGCGATCGCGCATTTCTCCAATCAAAATGACATCGGGATCTTCCCGCAATACTGACCTTAAAGCATGATGAAATTCATTGGTATGTAAGCCCACTTCTCGCTGACTGATTAGGGATTTTTGAGAAGTGTGAACGTACTCAATAGGATCTTCTATGGTGATAATGTGTTTTTGCGCTGTCTCATTGAGATGTTGAATCATAGCGGCTAAAGTCGTAGACTTTCCAGAACCTGTTGGTCCTGTCGCTAAGATAAGCCCTTGCTTGTGGCTGATAATGTATTTAAGGATTTGTGGTAAACCCAAACTATCAATAGAAGGGACTTGCAATGTAATTAATCGCAGTACCATTGCACCGCCACTTAAGGTTTCAAAACAATTGACACGACAGCGCAAGAACCCAGGATAAAAAACGGCTGTGTCCAATTCTTTGGTTTCTGCAAACAGTTGTCTTGCATTTTGAGAAAGAATTTCGTCTAAATACCCTTCAAAAACTTTTGGTGAAACTTTCTCCGCTCTTTCATAAGAGACCATCTCACCCCGAATCCGAAAGCGGGGAACTTCTCCTACACGAATATGAATATCAGAAGCATGCTGAGCATAAGCATCACGTACTAGTTGTTGAATTGAAATGGCATTTCTTTGCACTTGATTGGCTTTTTGTAAAAGCGGGTGATTTGGTGGTGGTGGAGGTAAATGCGTAAGTTTTGGGTTTTTAAACTGTGACGTTAAATTGTCATCCATTGGAGTTTCCTTCGGTAGATGTGGAATATACAGAAGCGATGACACTTGGTTAAAAGAGTACGAATTCTTAAACCAGTGTACTTAAGTAAACCGTGAATATACTTGAATTGTAAGTCCTGTAATTAACGCAGTAAATTGTAAAACATGAAACTTTCAATAAGGTAACTCAAAGTTTAGACAATTAGGGAAAAATTATTAAATTTTTTACCTCGAACGTGAAAAATTTGTTAATTTTCAAATGATTTTCTGTAAATGTGTCATTTATTTTAGAAAATCTTTTGAAGATTTAGATGATTGAAGATACGCAAATGATAGTAGTTATAGCAGTCATACTAAATACTGTTTGTGAAGTAACATTTGTATTTGCTTGAAGAGATGTAACTAAAACCTGTTCGTTAAGCAATAGTGGTTGGGAATAATAAATGGAAGCCCCGATCTTGACATTTTTGTAAAAAACAACGGCTAACCCAACAGCTATGAAAATTATTAAAGACATCACGAACTGGTTAGAAACCCGCGCTTGTGCTCCTGCATACGGTGGTTGGATTTTAATGGGTATTGCTATTTGTTTTTTTGGGGCTGGGATCAATACGATGGCGGGCTGGCTTTATGTTATCAGTGGTGTTAGTTTTGCTCTGTTGGGCTTGGCAGTCATCCTACCACCGCGATCGCTTTTGGGTTTAGTTGTCAAGCGTCTTCCTATTGAACCAGTGACAGCAGGTGACGATCTCACAGTTGAATTAGAGATTTTCAATCAAGCACGTCAACCTACAAGCTTGCTGCAAGTCCAGGATATGCTACCTTTTGTGTTGGGAAAACCCATACAGAAATCGATTGAAAGAATTTCTCATGGCAAGTCCTATCGCTGGGTTTATCATCAACCAACAGAACGCCGGGGAATTTTTCGCTGGCAAACAGTCGAATTGGGAACTGGTGCTCCCTTGGGGCTATTTTGGTGTCGGCGTTTGCGAGACGCTGCTGTTATGGCAGTTGTGTATCCCAAAGTCTTACCCCTAACCACTTGTCCCCTGATAGATGAAATGGGAGATGAAGACTCTCAAAGAGGCGATCCCCGTGGTAGACCCTTACAAACAGCAACCCAAGGATTAACTCGCTGTCTTCGTCCTTACCATATAGGAGACCCGATTCGCTTGATTCATTGGCGCACGAGTGCGCGTTACGGAGAGTTACGGGTACGAGAGTTAGAAGTTATTACAGGTGGGCAAGAAATTATTATTGCTATTGACAGTGCGGGTAATTGGAACGAAGAGAATTTTGAACAAGCCGTCATTGCAGCAGCATCACTGTATTTTTACGCACATCGCCAGCAAACACAGGTAGCACTGTGGACAGCATCAACAGGGATAATCAGAGGTAAACGAGTCGTTCAGGAAGCCTTAGCGGCGATCGCATTCCAAGAAGATGGCACGACAAAACCTCCCCACTCTCCTCTGATATGGTTAACACAAAATCCTTTAACGCTTTCTTCACTACCCAACGGCAGCCGATGGGTACTGTGGCAAGATGTTTCTACAGAACAAGAACAAGTTATTGTTAATAAAGATTACCCAGGTATACAGATAGACACCGAACAATCACTCCAAACCCAGTTGCAAAAATGCATTAGATAGCTCAATCCCGTACATTCACAACTGTCATAGATGTTAAAACCGTCTGCAATCATCTGCTTTGAAAGGGCTTCTTTGCAATTCCATCAAAGACGGGGGATAACCCCCAGCAATACCTTACATTGGCTGCGGTACAATGCAAAGAAATGTTTAAATTATGAGTAGCCCAGCCGATGATTTCACCAGAAGTTAACACAAAATCCAGCGAGCATAGCTTGGAGGCAATGAGGCATTTTTCCGAACAATACGCAAAGCGCACGGGAACTTACTTTTGTTCTGAACCTTCCGTAACTGCAGTTGTGATTGAAGGGCTAGCCAAGCACAAAGACGAACTAGGAGCGCCCTTGTGTCCCTGTCGCCATTATGAAGACAAAGAAGCAGAAGTCAAAGCCACTTTTTGGAATTGCCCCTGCGTTCCAATGCGAGAGCGGAAAGAATGCCATTGTATGCTATTTTTGACTCCAGAAAATGAATTCGCTGGGGACAAACAAGAAATCTCTTTAGACACAATTAAAGAAATTAGAGAGACCATGGCATGAACGAAAGAATGCCAGAAGAGTTTTGGCAAGGTGTAGAGCAGTTTAATACCGGGCAGTATTATGACTGCCATGACACTTTAGAGGCTTTGTGGATTGAAGCCACAGAGCCAGAAAAAACTTTTTATCAAGGCATTCTGCAAATTGCGGTAGCGCTCTATCATTTGGGTAACAACAACTTACGGGGAGCAGCGATTTTGCTTGGAGAAGGCAGCAATCGCCTGCGACGTTACCCATCGGATTACGGAGGTATTGATGTGGATGAATTATTAGATCGGAGTGCGACACTGCTGACAACATTACAACAAGCAGAGCTAGAAAAGCTTGCTACTTTTAACTTGAATCGAGAGGAAGCCTCGCTTCTACCCAAGATTGTACGAATCGATCGCTAGGGGTGAGGGATTGGGGGCGCAAGGGATTGCGCCCGTACAGAAGTAGATCGAAAATCTAAAACTAGATATATTATCAGCTTTTTTACGACTATTCTCTATTTGTAAAATCTTGTAATGAAACCTAACGAGTCAAGAAAGCGTCTAAAACTTTAGCTAGTAGCGCTCCTTAGATAATTCAAATTGTGTATTGTATCTCAAAGGAGAAGTACTTGCGAGAATTAAAATAACAGGCGAGTTCTTAATTGCCAACTTATATGAAGCCCCAATACCAATTCCCTCAAATTAAAACGCGCTATTTTGGATTAGCCTTGCTGCTCGGTGCTGCACTCACAAGTGCGATCGCATTACCCAGCCAAGTACAAACAGCTACCGCACAAACGCCTCAAACTTCTGCACAGCAAAACCGTCCTCTGTACATCCGTGGCAAAGTCCAAGAATATAACTCGAAAACACAAGTGGCAACTGTTCGCGGCGATGTAGAACTCGTCTATCCAGCCCGAGGTATTCAAGCAACCGCAGCACAAGCACAATACTTCACTCGCGAACGTCAGATTATTCTCAGTGGCAACGTCTACGTATTGCAAGAGGGACGCAATAGTATTAAAGCTGAAACGGTAACTTATTTGATTGACGAAGGACGATTTGTTGCTACACCCAAGCAAGGTCGTCAGGTAGAATCCATTTATATCGTTAACGATAACAACAACCCAACGGCTGCACCTGCTCCTGCAACACCACCTTTAAAGAAACCTAATTAGTTAAAATTGGCAATTGGGAAGCGGGCGTTGGTTATGAATACCTCTCACTTGTCTCCCATGTCTCCTTGTCCCTAACCCCTAACCTTAGAGTGAAAATTGTCTTAGAGAATGTTCATAAATCCTATGGCAAGCGCGTCATTGTCAATCGCGTC
It encodes the following:
- a CDS encoding YncE family protein, which translates into the protein MKKFFLPFLFFVGIVWVIFTQVPLPLGSNFSLSASAKQPKNPSIYEVWAIDQADSFDGTSLGGNLYVLSGNDQDFLRGHAKVEQVNLAASAKRNGLAAGQKPHWIAFNKGATHAIVGHATTAQIYAIDADKREVVDSILPPGLPNSNSHAVYVSKDNNYVFVADTPGQRIHKISTNYETRSKIFGEVKTLDFNIPDTKTALGTATARPVVAVVDDTGQFVYVTFADGGVAIVNADTLTIAHIYSKEEVTFNGLVASQVNDLFITNAGNADPQIADFVYVYNNKSLLENPSKRPDFIKVPQSGNDVHGVVVVGDRYLWQLNRASNTITIHEIQPDLFDQNIDSSNKVRAINLVNLTDTALGSDPAPDLIETSPSQEVAFISQRGPNPISGNDPAFFNSVGATPGVGVVQIENDGKNAKPIYLYKFDNIVNGVNISDFHALTVRK
- a CDS encoding helix-turn-helix domain-containing protein; this translates as MGMVRLRIKEFADNEGWTIKEVSERSGVPYSTIKTYVRLPQRATVDLVALKKLARTFDVLLEDLFEIVEERSELR
- the typA gene encoding translational GTPase TypA, with the translated sequence MTLPIRNVAIIAHVDHGKTTLVDALLKQSGIFREGEDVPDCVMDSNDLERERGITILAKNTAVKYKETLINIVDTPGHADFGGEVERVLGMVDGCILIVDANEGPMPQTRFVLKKALEKGLRPIVVVNKIDRPQADPHGAIDKVLDLFLELGADDDQCDFPYLFASGLSGYAKDELEDESKDMQPLFEAILRHVPPPVGDVNKPIQLQVTTLDYSEYLGRIVIGRIHNGTIRMGQQAALVKENGEVVKAKISKLLGFEGLKRIEIPEASAGHIVAVAGFADANIGETITDPNEPQALPLIKVDEPTLQMTFWVNDSPFAGQEGKLVTSRQVRDRLIRELETNVALRVEETDSPDKFLVSGRGELHLGILIETMRREGYEFQVSQPQVIYREVNGQPCEPFELLVLDIPEDAVGSCIERLGQRKGEMQDMQVGGNGRTQLEFVIPARGLIGFRGEFMRMTRGEGIMNHSFLDYRPISGDIEARNKGVLISFEEGVATFYAMKNAEDRGSFFITPGTKVYKGMIVGEHNRPQDLELNVCKTKQLTNHRAAGGDELVQLQAPVDMSLERALEYIGPDELVEVTPQSIRLRKMAKKLAKR
- a CDS encoding type IV pilus twitching motility protein PilT — translated: MDDNLTSQFKNPKLTHLPPPPPNHPLLQKANQVQRNAISIQQLVRDAYAQHASDIHIRVGEVPRFRIRGEMVSYERAEKVSPKVFEGYLDEILSQNARQLFAETKELDTAVFYPGFLRCRVNCFETLSGGAMVLRLITLQVPSIDSLGLPQILKYIISHKQGLILATGPTGSGKSTTLAAMIQHLNETAQKHIITIEDPIEYVHTSQKSLISQREVGLHTNEFHHALRSVLREDPDVILIGEMRDRMTVDTALKAAQTGHLVLGTLHTKNAIGSINRLLNIYNPEEQAAMRVQIVDSLVAIVSQQLLPTTDGRRVAALEILMNTPTMQDYLLKGEEIEAFQLMESSTSEGMQVMNHALCDLMLTGQISIEDAIGASPDFGDLRRRARNGGLDPAQSTNRNFELSYSYKPR
- a CDS encoding DUF58 domain-containing protein; translation: MKIIKDITNWLETRACAPAYGGWILMGIAICFFGAGINTMAGWLYVISGVSFALLGLAVILPPRSLLGLVVKRLPIEPVTAGDDLTVELEIFNQARQPTSLLQVQDMLPFVLGKPIQKSIERISHGKSYRWVYHQPTERRGIFRWQTVELGTGAPLGLFWCRRLRDAAVMAVVYPKVLPLTTCPLIDEMGDEDSQRGDPRGRPLQTATQGLTRCLRPYHIGDPIRLIHWRTSARYGELRVRELEVITGGQEIIIAIDSAGNWNEENFEQAVIAAASLYFYAHRQQTQVALWTASTGIIRGKRVVQEALAAIAFQEDGTTKPPHSPLIWLTQNPLTLSSLPNGSRWVLWQDVSTEQEQVIVNKDYPGIQIDTEQSLQTQLQKCIR
- a CDS encoding ferredoxin thioredoxin reductase catalytic beta subunit, coding for MISPEVNTKSSEHSLEAMRHFSEQYAKRTGTYFCSEPSVTAVVIEGLAKHKDELGAPLCPCRHYEDKEAEVKATFWNCPCVPMRERKECHCMLFLTPENEFAGDKQEISLDTIKEIRETMA
- a CDS encoding DUF309 domain-containing protein produces the protein MNERMPEEFWQGVEQFNTGQYYDCHDTLEALWIEATEPEKTFYQGILQIAVALYHLGNNNLRGAAILLGEGSNRLRRYPSDYGGIDVDELLDRSATLLTTLQQAELEKLATFNLNREEASLLPKIVRIDR
- a CDS encoding LptA/OstA family protein, whose amino-acid sequence is MKPQYQFPQIKTRYFGLALLLGAALTSAIALPSQVQTATAQTPQTSAQQNRPLYIRGKVQEYNSKTQVATVRGDVELVYPARGIQATAAQAQYFTRERQIILSGNVYVLQEGRNSIKAETVTYLIDEGRFVATPKQGRQVESIYIVNDNNNPTAAPAPATPPLKKPN